In Horticoccus luteus, the following proteins share a genomic window:
- a CDS encoding YwiC-like family protein, translating to MSATACPPTAALPRPRARSLFLPKEHGSWSLTLEPVALGLLVAPSLGAGGLALVATSLFLARRPVKLALDLDAPAARRLPAAGTVALFGALATAGFVLAVQPGGFTALWPLAFALPFAGMFALFDAQGLGRTAFAEIAGATAYAAIPAACATLAGWSSPAALALGSLVLLRSVPAVVLVRGCLRRRKYDDTLVARLGVFLAAAALIAVMPLALTHAVPPLAAVAVALLFFRSLWFVTPAARTWSAKRLGLTEAVIGIGYLGLLALAYARLR from the coding sequence ATGTCCGCCACCGCCTGTCCGCCGACCGCCGCGCTTCCCCGACCGCGCGCCCGCAGTCTCTTTCTGCCCAAGGAGCACGGTTCATGGTCGCTCACGCTCGAGCCCGTCGCGCTCGGCCTGCTCGTGGCTCCCTCGCTCGGCGCCGGTGGTCTCGCCCTCGTAGCGACCTCTCTGTTTCTCGCGCGCCGCCCCGTGAAACTCGCGCTCGACCTCGATGCGCCTGCCGCCCGCCGATTGCCCGCCGCGGGCACCGTGGCGCTGTTCGGTGCTCTCGCCACCGCCGGCTTTGTGCTCGCCGTGCAGCCGGGGGGATTCACTGCGTTGTGGCCGCTCGCGTTTGCCCTGCCGTTTGCGGGGATGTTCGCATTGTTTGACGCGCAAGGCCTCGGCCGCACGGCGTTCGCCGAGATCGCCGGCGCCACGGCTTACGCCGCCATCCCCGCCGCGTGCGCCACCCTCGCCGGCTGGTCCTCCCCCGCCGCGCTCGCCCTCGGTTCCCTGGTCCTGCTGCGCAGTGTGCCCGCGGTTGTCTTGGTCCGCGGTTGCCTGCGCCGCCGCAAATACGACGACACCCTCGTCGCGCGCCTCGGCGTCTTTCTCGCCGCCGCTGCGCTGATCGCCGTCATGCCGCTCGCGCTCACCCACGCCGTGCCGCCACTCGCGGCCGTCGCCGTGGCGCTGCTCTTTTTTCGTTCGCTCTGGTTCGTCACTCCGGCCGCCCGCACATGGTCCGCGAAACGACTGGGCTTGACGGAAGCTGTTATTGGCATCGGGTATCTCGGTCTTCTCGCCCTCGCTTACGCGAGGCTTCGTTGA
- a CDS encoding homogentisate 1,2-dioxygenase: MPHYVKLGEIPRKHHIRFPRAAGESFKGEGLHYEHIVTTEGFDRAYSILYHRKPPTRVKSVELLREMAPRAAGPAPLRHHHIKTADLPRRGDPYTGRVPIFFNADITCHRCRPATAMAEGYEFYRNGQSDDIIFVWRGGGWLESNFGRLRYRQDDYMVIPRGAIYRLVPDDVTHEDYLILESAHPVRIPARYLHPEGQIRLGAPYSERDFHGPTELAVRDEEGDFAVLLKDRARLTRVVLASHPFDVVGWDGGVYPFTFNANDFEPITGTVHLPPPIHQTFEIKGYVVCTFAPRWLDHHPEAVRVPWAHDNSEADEVLFYVRGNFGSRKGIEPGSFTLHPQGIPHGPHPGTTLASMNAQRTEELAVMFDTQFPLQLTEEALGQDDAAYPLSWLG, encoded by the coding sequence ATGCCGCACTATGTAAAACTGGGAGAGATCCCGCGGAAGCACCACATTCGCTTTCCGCGCGCGGCGGGCGAGAGCTTCAAAGGCGAAGGGCTGCACTACGAGCACATCGTCACGACGGAGGGTTTCGACCGGGCTTACTCGATTCTCTATCACCGCAAACCGCCGACACGGGTGAAGAGCGTGGAGCTGCTGCGCGAGATGGCGCCGCGGGCGGCGGGGCCGGCACCGCTCCGGCACCATCATATAAAGACGGCCGACCTGCCGCGGCGGGGCGATCCTTACACGGGACGCGTGCCGATTTTTTTCAACGCCGACATCACGTGTCATCGTTGCCGGCCGGCGACGGCGATGGCGGAGGGTTACGAGTTCTACCGCAACGGGCAGAGCGACGACATCATCTTCGTGTGGCGCGGCGGCGGATGGTTGGAGAGCAATTTCGGACGTCTGCGCTACCGGCAGGACGATTACATGGTGATTCCGCGCGGTGCGATTTATCGCCTCGTGCCGGATGACGTGACGCATGAGGACTATTTGATTTTGGAGTCGGCGCACCCCGTGCGCATCCCGGCGCGCTATCTGCATCCGGAGGGGCAGATCCGGCTCGGCGCGCCTTACAGCGAAAGGGATTTTCATGGCCCGACGGAGCTCGCGGTGCGCGACGAGGAAGGCGACTTTGCGGTGTTGCTCAAGGATCGGGCGCGGCTCACGCGCGTGGTGCTGGCGAGTCATCCGTTCGACGTGGTCGGGTGGGATGGCGGCGTGTATCCGTTTACGTTTAATGCGAATGATTTTGAGCCCATCACGGGCACCGTGCATCTGCCGCCGCCGATTCATCAGACGTTTGAAATCAAAGGCTATGTGGTCTGCACCTTCGCACCGCGCTGGCTCGATCATCATCCGGAAGCGGTGCGAGTGCCGTGGGCGCACGACAACAGCGAGGCGGACGAAGTCTTGTTCTACGTGCGGGGAAACTTCGGGTCGCGCAAAGGGATCGAGCCGGGGTCATTCACGTTGCACCCCCAAGGCATCCCGCACGGGCCGCATCCGGGAACGACGCTGGCGAGCATGAACGCGCAGCGCACGGAGGAACTGGCGGTGATGTTCGACACGCAATTTCCGCTGCAGCTCACCGAAGAAGCCCTCGGGCAGGACGACGCGGCGTATCCGTTGAGCTGGCTCGGATGA
- the hppD gene encoding 4-hydroxyphenylpyruvate dioxygenase has protein sequence MPAIFFESALERKTGSNPLGLKGIDHIEFIVDDADQWADFFVNKYGMARRFYADAASGVAGRRAHVVGQGRINFLLAEPQGTGPEADFMRWHLAEHGNGVRDVAFRVKDARAALAEAARRGAKVVRPLDEHDSFNGGSIAAYGDTLHTFIERKPHTDFAPGYRPVPGGFEDGDIHFAMIDHVVANVEHMEEWVEFYEKIFGFDLFMHFDINTGRSALMSKVVSSTDGWVKLPINEPSSQNSQIQEFLDKYNGPGVQHIALLTPNIVATVAEMRRMGQDFLDVPESYYDAAFDERIGTIEEDKEELKRLKILVDRDHEGYLLQLFTKCVFARPTLFFEVIQRRGRALGFGEGNFRALFEAIEREQAKRGAL, from the coding sequence ATGCCCGCCATTTTTTTCGAATCCGCGCTCGAACGCAAAACCGGTTCAAATCCGCTGGGCCTGAAAGGCATTGATCATATCGAGTTCATCGTCGATGACGCGGACCAGTGGGCGGATTTCTTCGTCAACAAATACGGGATGGCGCGGCGGTTTTATGCGGATGCCGCGAGCGGGGTGGCGGGCCGGCGGGCGCACGTGGTGGGCCAGGGACGCATCAATTTCCTCTTGGCGGAACCGCAGGGCACGGGGCCGGAAGCGGACTTCATGCGCTGGCATCTGGCGGAGCATGGGAACGGCGTGCGCGACGTGGCGTTCCGCGTGAAGGATGCGCGGGCGGCGCTGGCGGAAGCGGCGCGCCGCGGGGCGAAGGTGGTGCGGCCGCTGGACGAACATGACTCGTTCAACGGTGGATCGATCGCGGCCTATGGGGACACGTTGCACACCTTCATCGAGCGCAAGCCGCACACGGACTTCGCGCCCGGCTACCGGCCTGTGCCGGGTGGCTTCGAGGACGGCGATATTCACTTCGCGATGATCGACCACGTGGTCGCCAACGTGGAGCACATGGAGGAGTGGGTGGAGTTTTATGAAAAGATCTTCGGGTTCGATTTGTTCATGCACTTCGACATCAATACCGGGCGCAGCGCGCTGATGTCGAAAGTGGTGAGCTCGACGGACGGGTGGGTGAAATTGCCGATCAACGAACCGTCGTCGCAGAATTCGCAGATCCAGGAGTTTCTGGACAAATACAACGGGCCGGGCGTGCAGCACATCGCGCTGCTGACGCCGAACATCGTGGCGACGGTGGCGGAGATGCGACGGATGGGGCAGGATTTTCTCGACGTGCCGGAGAGCTATTACGACGCGGCGTTTGACGAACGGATCGGGACAATCGAGGAGGACAAGGAGGAGTTGAAGCGGCTGAAGATTCTGGTGGATCGCGACCACGAAGGCTACCTGCTGCAGTTGTTCACGAAGTGCGTCTTCGCGCGGCCGACGTTGTTCTTCGAAGTGATCCAGCGGCGGGGGCGGGCGCTGGGTTTTGGCGAAGGAAATTTCCGCGCGCTGTTCGAGGCGATCGAGCGCGAGCAGGCGAAACGGGGAGCGCTCTGA
- a CDS encoding flavin reductase family protein: MIIDLPSLPAREAYAWMTSTILPRPIAWVSTVAPDGRTNLAPFSFFQGVTANPPTLMFVPVNTRHGVKKDTLRNIEATREFVVNLVSFAQAEAMNATAALLPYGESEFGAFGIASLPAQKVRPPRVAEAPVSFECELHSIVPIGEGPLAANVVFGRILLAHVADAVVGTDGKADAEKLDLIGRLGGESYTRTREQFALKRPDR, encoded by the coding sequence GTGATCATCGATCTCCCCTCTCTCCCGGCGCGCGAAGCGTATGCATGGATGACCAGCACCATTCTGCCGCGGCCGATCGCGTGGGTGTCGACGGTGGCGCCGGACGGGAGGACGAACCTCGCGCCGTTCAGCTTTTTTCAAGGGGTGACGGCGAATCCGCCGACGTTGATGTTCGTGCCGGTGAACACGCGCCACGGGGTGAAGAAGGACACGTTGCGCAACATCGAGGCGACGCGCGAATTCGTGGTGAACCTCGTGAGTTTTGCGCAAGCGGAGGCGATGAACGCGACGGCGGCGCTGCTGCCCTACGGGGAGAGCGAATTCGGGGCGTTTGGCATCGCATCGTTGCCGGCGCAAAAGGTGCGGCCGCCGCGGGTGGCGGAGGCACCGGTGAGTTTCGAGTGCGAGCTTCATTCGATCGTGCCGATTGGCGAGGGGCCGCTGGCGGCGAACGTGGTGTTCGGCCGCATTCTTCTCGCGCATGTGGCCGATGCGGTGGTCGGGACCGATGGGAAAGCGGACGCCGAAAAACTCGATTTGATCGGGCGGCTGGGTGGTGAGAGTTATACGCGCACCCGGGAGCAATTCGCGCTGAAAAGACCGGATCGGTGA
- a CDS encoding fumarylacetoacetate hydrolase family protein, with translation MRCATILPRGAREAVPVVAGPDGAWIELAAAMGRDCGRLEEALPWWLQHGAALAKRTAEWAGPRYRESEFVFMPPVRPPSFRDFYAFEQHVKTARARRGLAMVPAWYEIPVFYFSNHHALIGHEAPVSAPRGSQELDYELELGVVLGRGGRDIEPENAWAHVAGFTIINDWSARDLQRAEMAVGLGPAKGKDFATSVGPWLVSRDAVADRIEGERLTLDMTARVNGRTLSRGNVAALHHSIPRLIAHASRDVDLLPGDLLGTGTVGTGCILELGPENTGGWLKPGDVVELEIERIGVLRTPVAARE, from the coding sequence ATGCGTTGCGCGACGATACTTCCGCGGGGAGCGAGAGAGGCGGTGCCGGTGGTGGCCGGGCCGGACGGCGCGTGGATCGAGCTGGCCGCGGCGATGGGCCGCGACTGCGGACGGCTGGAGGAGGCGTTGCCTTGGTGGCTGCAGCACGGCGCAGCGCTGGCGAAGCGCACGGCGGAATGGGCGGGGCCGCGTTACCGGGAGAGTGAGTTCGTATTCATGCCGCCGGTGCGTCCGCCGTCGTTCCGGGATTTCTACGCGTTTGAGCAACACGTGAAAACGGCGCGCGCGCGGCGGGGGCTGGCGATGGTGCCCGCGTGGTATGAGATCCCGGTTTTCTATTTTTCGAATCATCACGCGTTGATCGGGCATGAAGCGCCGGTGAGCGCGCCGCGCGGATCGCAGGAACTGGACTACGAACTCGAACTCGGCGTGGTGCTTGGGCGGGGCGGCCGCGACATCGAACCGGAGAATGCGTGGGCGCACGTGGCGGGTTTCACGATCATCAACGACTGGAGTGCGCGGGATTTGCAGCGCGCGGAGATGGCGGTGGGACTGGGCCCGGCGAAGGGCAAGGATTTCGCGACTTCGGTGGGGCCGTGGCTCGTGAGCCGCGACGCGGTGGCGGATCGGATTGAGGGCGAGCGGCTGACGCTCGACATGACCGCGCGGGTGAACGGCCGGACGTTGTCGCGCGGCAATGTGGCGGCGTTGCACCATTCGATTCCGCGGCTGATTGCGCACGCTTCGCGCGACGTGGATCTGTTGCCCGGCGATCTGCTGGGCACGGGCACGGTCGGGACGGGGTGCATTCTCGAGCTGGGCCCGGAGAACACGGGCGGTTGGCTGAAGCCGGGCGACGTGGTGGAGTTGGAGATCGAGCGGATCGGCGTGCTGCGGACACCGGTGGCGGCGCGCGAGTAG
- a CDS encoding glycoside hydrolase domain-containing protein, with amino-acid sequence MKSIRGVWLGAGLLALSAGAADFPRARHFTPEAVELRVRGADFGNVLRDAKVTASSYDTEQRPEYVVDGKHDDAVLHWGAKKLPAWVALEMPEARRIAELRLWMLAGGVRRQTFFIEGSSDGATWTTLVDRRENQEPATPAGFRFVLPQPVKVRWVRLTVVSNSKADDGAMVHEIAAYAAPDDGRIAGAVGDLGTRYDGNSLPGPAAPTAWRATGWRGERVHGQFVVWSSPERRGLRAEVSALRTAGGAKLDPRAARVRVVRPVLADGAAAGDVLDAAERVDLPAGTLRAWWLTVAVPRDATPGVYRGELTVRADGAEPRVFPLELDVLVATLPEPRAWAFHLDVWQHPWAIARWHDVAPWSEAHFRLMRPYLVELAQAGQKVITTTITPRPWGRRDYDDYGTMVQHIRRADGSWRFDYEVFDHYVKFAMACGITQQIHCYSLLTWGGQFAYTDEVTGDERAWATEPGEAAYADYWGPFLADFEKHLAAKGWLERTRIAVDEAPAPMMKAMMDVLRTHAPRLRVALAGNQAPSHYTGLEVADFSIILNHVNDELVRDLAARRAAGRTTTFYICLDPPRPNTFVTSPPAEAVWLGYSAAANGFDGLLRWAYTTWPENPLRDTSYWGHPHIRYLPAGDTFLMYPGPRSSIRWELLRDGIEEAEKLRLLRARGGGKLPAAVAAELAGFADPQKLGDGAAVAAQVEAMRAAVNAAARAGGIRP; translated from the coding sequence GTGAAATCCATTCGTGGCGTCTGGCTGGGCGCAGGGTTGCTGGCGCTTTCGGCGGGGGCGGCTGACTTTCCGAGGGCGCGGCACTTCACGCCGGAGGCAGTGGAGTTGCGCGTGCGGGGGGCGGATTTTGGCAATGTGTTGCGCGACGCGAAGGTCACGGCGTCGAGTTACGACACGGAGCAGCGGCCGGAGTATGTCGTCGATGGAAAGCACGACGATGCGGTGCTGCATTGGGGCGCGAAGAAACTGCCGGCGTGGGTGGCGTTGGAAATGCCGGAGGCCCGGCGGATCGCGGAGCTGCGTTTGTGGATGCTGGCCGGCGGAGTGCGGCGGCAGACGTTTTTCATCGAAGGTTCGAGCGACGGCGCGACGTGGACGACGCTCGTCGACCGGCGCGAAAATCAGGAACCGGCGACGCCGGCGGGCTTTCGCTTTGTGCTGCCGCAGCCGGTGAAAGTGCGATGGGTGCGATTGACCGTCGTGAGCAACTCGAAGGCGGACGACGGTGCGATGGTGCATGAGATCGCCGCGTATGCGGCACCTGATGATGGGCGTATCGCGGGCGCGGTCGGCGACTTGGGGACGCGTTACGACGGCAACTCCCTGCCGGGGCCGGCGGCGCCGACGGCGTGGCGGGCGACGGGTTGGCGCGGCGAGCGGGTGCACGGACAGTTCGTGGTGTGGAGCTCGCCGGAGCGGCGGGGGTTGCGCGCGGAGGTGTCGGCCTTGCGGACGGCGGGCGGCGCCAAGCTGGACCCGCGGGCGGCGCGGGTGCGCGTCGTGCGGCCGGTGCTGGCGGATGGCGCAGCGGCGGGCGATGTGCTCGATGCGGCGGAGCGGGTGGATTTGCCGGCCGGCACGCTGCGGGCCTGGTGGCTGACGGTGGCGGTGCCACGCGACGCGACGCCGGGCGTTTATCGGGGCGAATTGACGGTGCGGGCGGATGGCGCGGAGCCGCGCGTGTTTCCGCTGGAGCTGGACGTGCTGGTGGCGACGTTGCCGGAGCCGCGCGCATGGGCGTTTCACCTGGACGTGTGGCAACATCCGTGGGCGATCGCGCGCTGGCACGATGTGGCGCCGTGGAGCGAGGCGCACTTCCGGTTGATGCGTCCGTATCTCGTCGAGCTGGCCCAAGCGGGACAAAAGGTGATCACGACGACGATCACGCCGCGGCCGTGGGGGCGGAGGGATTACGATGACTACGGCACGATGGTGCAGCACATCCGGCGAGCGGACGGTTCGTGGCGTTTCGATTACGAGGTGTTTGACCACTATGTGAAATTTGCGATGGCGTGCGGGATCACGCAGCAGATTCACTGTTACTCGCTGCTGACGTGGGGCGGACAATTTGCCTACACGGACGAGGTGACGGGCGACGAGCGGGCGTGGGCGACGGAGCCGGGCGAGGCCGCCTACGCGGACTATTGGGGTCCGTTTCTGGCGGACTTTGAGAAGCATCTCGCCGCGAAAGGTTGGCTGGAACGCACGCGGATCGCGGTCGACGAGGCTCCGGCTCCGATGATGAAAGCGATGATGGACGTGTTGCGCACGCACGCGCCGCGGTTGCGGGTGGCGCTCGCGGGAAACCAGGCGCCTTCGCACTACACGGGCCTCGAGGTGGCGGATTTCAGCATCATCCTCAACCACGTGAACGACGAACTGGTGCGGGACCTGGCGGCGCGCCGCGCGGCGGGGCGGACGACGACGTTTTACATCTGCCTGGATCCGCCGCGGCCGAACACGTTTGTGACGAGTCCGCCGGCGGAAGCGGTGTGGCTGGGTTACTCCGCGGCGGCGAACGGCTTCGATGGGTTGTTGCGCTGGGCGTATACGACGTGGCCGGAGAATCCGTTGCGCGACACGAGTTACTGGGGGCATCCGCACATCCGCTACCTGCCGGCGGGCGATACGTTTTTGATGTATCCGGGGCCGCGCAGCTCGATCCGTTGGGAACTGTTGCGCGACGGCATCGAGGAAGCAGAGAAGCTGCGGTTGCTACGCGCGCGGGGTGGAGGAAAATTGCCGGCGGCGGTCGCGGCGGAGCTGGCGGGTTTTGCGGATCCACAAAAGCTCGGCGATGGCGCGGCGGTGGCGGCGCAAGTGGAAGCGATGCGGGCGGCAGTCAACGCGGCGGCGCGCGCCGGCGGCATCAGGCCCTAA
- a CDS encoding phenylalanine 4-monooxygenase encodes MLSPTPSAAPPTSSTDPRCVPIKLTAAIPIADDCPYPAYTAEDHAVWRELCTRQQKLLPGRAADEFLSGLLALGLDQTHIPALADVSRRLEATTSWRLARTPGLLAAPDFFAHLARRIFPCTDYIRARAELDYTPAPDCFHDIFGHTPMIMHPRFADFYQKIGQAALNCRDPAVEEQLTRLYWFTVEFGLIKNRAGLRIYGNGIISSFGETQHSLTPAVRQRPFVPEEVAAQPYDIWHFQETLFVIDSFDHLEREFVHWARAHHLL; translated from the coding sequence ATGCTTAGTCCCACTCCCTCCGCGGCGCCTCCCACCTCCAGCACCGATCCGCGCTGCGTGCCGATCAAGCTCACCGCGGCGATTCCCATCGCCGACGACTGCCCGTATCCGGCCTACACCGCCGAGGACCACGCCGTCTGGCGCGAGCTCTGCACCCGCCAGCAAAAACTCCTGCCCGGGCGCGCCGCCGATGAGTTTCTCTCCGGCCTCCTCGCGCTCGGCCTCGACCAGACGCACATCCCCGCCCTCGCCGACGTCAGCCGCCGCCTCGAAGCCACCACCTCGTGGCGTCTCGCGCGCACGCCCGGCTTGCTCGCCGCTCCCGATTTCTTCGCGCACCTCGCCCGCCGCATCTTTCCCTGCACCGACTATATTCGCGCACGCGCCGAGCTCGACTATACGCCCGCACCCGACTGCTTCCACGACATCTTCGGGCACACGCCCATGATCATGCACCCGCGCTTCGCCGATTTTTATCAGAAGATCGGCCAGGCCGCACTCAACTGCCGCGATCCCGCCGTCGAGGAGCAACTCACCCGCCTCTATTGGTTCACCGTCGAATTCGGCCTCATCAAAAACCGTGCCGGCCTCCGCATCTACGGCAACGGTATCATCTCCAGCTTCGGCGAGACGCAGCACAGTCTTACGCCCGCCGTGCGCCAGCGCCCGTTCGTCCCCGAAGAAGTCGCCGCGCAACCTTACGACATCTGGCATTTTCAGGAAACGCTCTTCGTCATCGACTCCTTCGATCACCTCGAACGTGAGTTCGTACACTGGGCCCGCGCCCACCACCTCCTCTGA
- a CDS encoding helix-turn-helix transcriptional regulator — translation MAPATSPSASPSTSAGPARHGDPLRRVHAALTLPELWLALRTLSHDLLPARALTFSVGCNDDGRPRKIYRHAHPPTPRELRQADPQYPWLAAHPGAAVYRLSDFDAEFTPSATFRERVMRRAGWDHLLGLAAWSGRVLHGTFNVHRATADGDFSSREIALARDLQPAFETALTRVLAHEQTGFLAGHFAAMLEDVPVGLLLLDWDLRPLWFNGEAAHACSVWNHGERRAAALNPRRSFRVPSPLADACAAVRAEWEQRNGAPVEPGHHPVVISEHPLGLHAQIALCALPASPLLPPAFHVQLDYRRPRGDRHRPLSPGAVALLARLSAREREVAMRVREGLRTVEIAHELTRSPLTIKTQLAAIFAKLNVRGRSRVAALLNR, via the coding sequence GTGGCTCCCGCGACCTCCCCCTCCGCGTCCCCCTCCACCTCCGCCGGCCCTGCGCGTCATGGCGACCCGCTGCGCCGCGTCCACGCCGCCCTCACTTTGCCGGAGCTCTGGCTGGCGCTGCGCACGCTCAGTCATGACCTGCTGCCCGCCCGCGCCCTCACGTTTTCGGTGGGCTGCAACGACGACGGTCGTCCGCGCAAAATCTACCGCCATGCGCATCCGCCGACGCCGCGCGAATTGCGCCAAGCCGATCCGCAATACCCGTGGCTCGCGGCCCACCCCGGCGCCGCCGTTTACCGCCTCAGCGATTTCGACGCGGAGTTCACCCCTTCCGCCACGTTCCGCGAGCGCGTGATGCGCCGCGCGGGCTGGGACCATCTCCTCGGCCTCGCCGCGTGGAGCGGCCGCGTGCTCCACGGCACGTTCAATGTCCACCGCGCCACCGCGGACGGTGATTTTTCCTCGCGCGAAATCGCCCTCGCCCGCGACCTCCAGCCCGCCTTCGAAACCGCCCTCACCCGCGTCCTCGCCCACGAGCAAACCGGGTTTCTCGCCGGACACTTCGCCGCGATGCTCGAAGACGTCCCCGTCGGCCTTCTCCTTCTCGACTGGGATTTGCGCCCTCTGTGGTTCAACGGCGAAGCCGCACACGCGTGTTCGGTGTGGAATCACGGGGAACGCCGCGCCGCCGCGCTCAACCCCCGCCGCTCCTTCCGCGTGCCCAGCCCCCTCGCGGACGCCTGCGCCGCCGTGCGGGCCGAGTGGGAGCAGCGCAACGGCGCACCGGTTGAGCCCGGCCATCATCCCGTGGTCATCAGTGAACACCCGCTCGGCCTCCACGCCCAGATCGCTCTCTGCGCGCTGCCCGCGAGTCCCCTCCTCCCGCCCGCCTTTCACGTCCAACTCGACTATCGCCGCCCGCGCGGCGACCGCCATCGCCCCCTTTCGCCCGGCGCTGTCGCGCTCCTCGCCCGCCTTTCCGCCCGCGAACGCGAGGTTGCGATGCGCGTGCGTGAGGGCCTTCGCACCGTCGAGATCGCTCACGAGCTCACCCGCAGTCCGCTCACGATCAAGACCCAGCTTGCCGCCATCTTCGCCAAGCTCAACGTCCGCGGCCGCTCCCGCGTCGCCGCCTTGCTCAACCGCTGA
- the nirK gene encoding copper-containing nitrite reductase → MPPLYRRRLPLLLALATLLAAPAWLSAQETIEQPKGPAPLPPELQTLPVEHAVLVAPPHVPPPITRDHPARVVINLEVRELIKHLADGVDYTFWTFGGDVPGNFLRVREGDLVEFHLNNDPSSKLPHNIDLHAVNGPGGGATSAFTAPGHTSQFTFQALNPGLYVYHCATAPVPMHIGNGMYGLILVQPKAGLPPVDREYYVMQGEFYTTGRFGDEGLQSFDMNKALDERPPYVVFNGAVGSLVGDHALTANVGETVRIFFGDGGPNLTSSFHVIGEIFDRVYPEGALGNPVENVQTTTVPSGGATMVEFKVNVPGTYVLVDHAVTRAFNKGALGLLKVSGAEDRAIYSGKEIDAVYLGSQAPEGSASARREADLKKQIAAEIKSNPAIAGLTKEVQIEKGKQVYMGLCFACHQPDGKGLPGIFPPLAGSDFLLADRDRAVRVVLKGLSGPITVSGKTYNSSMPPQEAVLTDAQIADVVTYVLNSWGNKADAITTDHVKSIRNEIH, encoded by the coding sequence ATGCCTCCTCTCTATCGCCGCCGCCTTCCTCTGCTCCTCGCGCTCGCGACTCTGCTCGCCGCCCCGGCGTGGCTCTCGGCGCAGGAAACGATCGAGCAACCCAAAGGCCCCGCGCCCCTCCCGCCCGAGTTGCAAACGCTCCCCGTCGAGCACGCCGTCCTCGTCGCCCCGCCCCACGTCCCGCCGCCGATCACGCGCGACCATCCGGCCCGCGTCGTCATCAACCTTGAAGTCCGCGAGCTCATCAAGCACCTCGCCGACGGCGTGGATTACACCTTCTGGACCTTCGGCGGCGACGTCCCCGGAAATTTCCTCCGCGTGCGCGAGGGCGACTTGGTGGAGTTTCACCTCAACAACGACCCGTCCTCGAAACTGCCGCACAACATCGATCTTCACGCCGTCAACGGTCCCGGCGGCGGCGCCACGTCCGCGTTCACCGCGCCCGGCCACACCTCGCAGTTTACGTTTCAGGCCCTCAACCCCGGCCTCTACGTTTACCACTGCGCCACCGCCCCCGTGCCCATGCACATCGGCAACGGCATGTATGGCCTCATCCTCGTCCAGCCCAAGGCCGGCCTCCCGCCCGTCGACCGCGAATACTATGTGATGCAGGGCGAGTTCTACACCACCGGCCGCTTCGGCGACGAAGGCCTGCAATCCTTCGATATGAACAAAGCCCTCGACGAACGCCCCCCGTATGTGGTGTTCAACGGCGCCGTCGGCTCGCTCGTCGGCGACCACGCCCTCACCGCCAATGTCGGCGAAACCGTCCGCATTTTCTTCGGCGACGGCGGCCCCAATCTCACCTCCTCGTTTCACGTCATCGGCGAAATCTTCGATCGCGTTTATCCCGAGGGCGCCCTCGGGAATCCGGTCGAAAACGTGCAAACCACCACCGTCCCTTCCGGCGGCGCGACCATGGTCGAGTTCAAGGTCAACGTCCCCGGCACCTACGTCCTCGTCGATCACGCCGTCACCCGCGCCTTCAACAAAGGCGCCCTCGGCCTCCTCAAGGTCAGCGGCGCGGAAGATCGCGCGATCTACTCCGGCAAGGAAATCGACGCCGTCTATCTCGGCTCGCAAGCCCCCGAAGGCTCCGCCTCCGCCCGCCGCGAAGCCGACCTCAAAAAGCAGATCGCTGCCGAAATTAAATCCAATCCCGCGATCGCCGGCCTCACCAAGGAAGTGCAGATCGAAAAGGGCAAACAGGTCTACATGGGCCTCTGCTTCGCCTGCCACCAGCCCGACGGCAAAGGCCTCCCCGGCATCTTCCCGCCCCTCGCCGGCTCCGACTTCCTCCTCGCCGATCGCGATCGCGCCGTCCGCGTCGTCCTGAAAGGCCTCAGCGGCCCCATCACCGTGAGCGGCAAGACCTACAACAGCTCCATGCCCCCGCAGGAAGCCGTCCTCACCGACGCCCAAATCGCCGACGTCGTCACCTACGTGCTTAACTCCTGGGGCAACAAAGCCGACGCCATCACGACCGATCACGTGAAATCCATCCGCAACGAGATCCACTGA